One region of Streptomyces sp. CG4 genomic DNA includes:
- a CDS encoding NAD-dependent epimerase/dehydratase family protein codes for MSNSGSPARARVVVLGATGCLGRQICATLAQQGHDVVAVARHFGPQIADHRFLARDLGRMTGPEVGAMLTEERADAVVNASGTWERSAAALDYAHVRVPRLVTEGVAAAAGRPRLVHIGTIHEYGPVPAGTVIDEHHDTRPETPYARAKLTGTRTVLEAAEAGHVDAVALRVANVFGPYPSPKSFLGTLAARLSATGPQETIDLTLAPARRDHVDTRDVADAVGRAVRSSGDISGQAVNIGRGEALSLRDLVYGMVAAAGLPPEVIKEGGTPLSSAGGGDWTLADVGRARGLLGWSPLHTVEESLKAMLAL; via the coding sequence GTGTCCAACAGCGGCAGTCCGGCACGTGCGCGTGTCGTGGTCCTGGGCGCGACTGGCTGCCTGGGCCGGCAGATCTGCGCGACGCTTGCCCAGCAGGGCCACGACGTCGTCGCCGTGGCCAGGCACTTCGGGCCACAGATCGCAGACCACCGATTCCTCGCTCGTGACCTGGGGCGGATGACCGGCCCCGAGGTCGGCGCGATGCTGACCGAGGAACGTGCCGACGCCGTGGTGAACGCCAGCGGCACCTGGGAGCGTTCCGCGGCAGCACTCGATTACGCCCATGTCCGAGTTCCCCGCCTGGTCACCGAGGGGGTGGCGGCTGCCGCCGGACGCCCGCGTCTCGTCCACATCGGCACCATTCACGAGTACGGTCCGGTGCCTGCGGGCACGGTCATCGACGAACACCACGACACTCGGCCCGAAACCCCCTACGCGCGCGCAAAACTGACCGGCACGCGCACGGTGCTCGAGGCCGCCGAGGCGGGTCACGTCGATGCCGTCGCCCTGCGGGTGGCGAACGTGTTCGGTCCGTACCCCTCGCCCAAGAGTTTCCTTGGCACCTTGGCGGCCCGGCTGAGTGCCACCGGTCCCCAAGAGACCATCGACCTGACTCTCGCTCCGGCCCGCCGGGACCATGTCGACACACGTGACGTCGCCGACGCCGTGGGCCGGGCCGTGCGCTCCAGCGGCGACATCAGCGGTCAAGCCGTCAACATCGGCCGTGGAGAGGCCCTCAGCCTGAGGGACCTGGTCTACGGCATGGTGGCCGCCGCCGGCCTGCCGCCGGAGGTCATCAAGGAAGGCGGTACGCCCCTGTCGAGCGCCGGCGGCGGCGACTGGACTCTCGCCGACGTCGGCCGCGCTCGGGGACTGCTCGGGTGGTCCCCGCTCCACACCGTCGAAGAATCGCTCAAAGCGATGCTGGCCCTCTAG
- a CDS encoding macrolide family glycosyltransferase — MATAAPTGSFTAYSSCTPHRGGRKVRAKSFGASSRGYAPFPNFPIHEIGHRMAQHFLFLVIPDHGHILPNLAVVEELTRRGHRVTFVTGEEVSAPVSAAGATVLPYASEYRSLNHFESVNEDLGSRMLTLLIDESAAMLRTVEAALDGDRPDVVVYDFATSHAGRILERKWGLPAVQLCPAFAQNEKFSFASGFDESDTGGVADYAAPPVMVEAINKLVAEHGLDVPFHEFFLSIAKSNLVFLPKEFQIHGESFDGRFSFVGPCISDRSFLGEWQPPTSEMPVVLVSLGATFSDATGFFDACIKAFADASFHVVLTLGSSMDPAALGDLPSNIEAHRWVSHVAVLEHAKAFVTHGGMGSVMDSLSAGVPMVMVPHSPLDRPTGRRVTDLGLGEVIAPEDLTAEGLRDAVVKLLSDTETSARARGMQDPVRRAGGAVRAADVLEQSAAASRG, encoded by the coding sequence ATGGCGACGGCTGCCCCCACCGGTAGCTTCACCGCGTATTCATCTTGCACTCCGCACCGAGGCGGACGCAAAGTCCGGGCCAAGTCATTCGGCGCATCTTCGAGAGGTTACGCGCCGTTCCCGAACTTCCCCATCCACGAGATTGGACACCGCATGGCGCAGCACTTTCTCTTCCTGGTCATTCCCGACCATGGGCACATCCTTCCCAATCTGGCCGTCGTGGAAGAACTGACCCGTCGTGGACACCGGGTCACCTTCGTCACCGGCGAGGAGGTGTCCGCACCCGTCAGCGCCGCTGGGGCCACTGTGCTGCCGTACGCGTCCGAATATCGCTCGCTGAACCACTTCGAGAGCGTCAACGAGGACCTGGGCTCCCGCATGCTCACCCTGCTCATCGACGAGAGCGCGGCCATGCTCCGCACCGTCGAGGCAGCCTTGGACGGCGACCGTCCGGATGTGGTCGTCTATGACTTCGCCACCTCTCACGCCGGCCGCATCCTGGAGCGGAAGTGGGGGCTGCCGGCCGTCCAGCTCTGTCCCGCTTTCGCGCAGAACGAGAAGTTCTCCTTCGCCTCCGGTTTCGACGAGTCGGACACGGGTGGTGTGGCCGACTACGCGGCTCCGCCGGTCATGGTGGAGGCGATCAACAAGCTGGTGGCCGAGCACGGACTCGACGTCCCGTTTCACGAGTTCTTCCTGAGCATCGCCAAATCGAACCTCGTCTTTCTGCCCAAGGAATTCCAGATTCACGGCGAGAGCTTCGACGGGCGGTTCTCATTCGTCGGCCCGTGCATCAGCGACCGGAGCTTCCTCGGGGAATGGCAGCCGCCGACCAGTGAGATGCCCGTGGTCCTGGTGTCGCTCGGTGCAACGTTCAGCGACGCGACCGGCTTCTTCGACGCCTGCATCAAGGCCTTCGCCGACGCATCCTTTCACGTCGTCCTCACCCTGGGCAGCAGCATGGACCCGGCGGCGCTGGGCGATTTGCCGTCCAACATCGAGGCGCACCGCTGGGTGTCGCACGTCGCCGTCCTCGAACACGCCAAGGCGTTCGTCACGCATGGCGGCATGGGCAGCGTGATGGACTCGCTCAGCGCCGGAGTGCCCATGGTCATGGTTCCGCACAGCCCCCTGGACCGTCCCACGGGGCGCCGGGTGACCGACCTCGGGCTCGGTGAGGTGATCGCGCCGGAGGACCTCACCGCTGAGGGACTGCGCGACGCTGTGGTCAAGCTGCTCTCCGACACGGAGACGTCGGCGCGGGCGCGTGGGATGCAGGACCCCGTTCGCCGGGCGGGCGGCGCCGTTCGCGCAGCCGATGTCCTGGAGCAGTCCGCCGCCGCCTCACGCGGTTGA
- a CDS encoding NAD-dependent epimerase/dehydratase family protein, translated as MEVVGRGFLARNLAAVADRHAYVTVLAAGVSTTHATAETEFERERKLVDETARRCHRTGRTVVLFSTASSSMYGTTDVPAGEDAAELSDSRYGRHKRQVEEVVAESGARWLVLRPSHLMGAGQRPHQLLPALVDQIRSGRVRVHRGAHRDLLDVVDLVTVLDGLLTANVRDEIVNVASGTPSAVEDIVRGVERRLGRTAVHETVDGVRQRTLVSVDKLRKLLPELPLIDGLGGDGHLDRLLDRYVPCY; from the coding sequence ATGGAGGTCGTAGGCCGCGGTTTCCTCGCCCGCAATCTCGCCGCCGTTGCGGACCGGCATGCGTACGTGACCGTTCTGGCAGCCGGCGTGTCGACGACTCACGCCACCGCGGAAACGGAGTTCGAGCGGGAACGGAAGCTTGTGGACGAAACGGCGCGCCGCTGCCACCGCACAGGCCGGACCGTGGTGCTCTTCTCCACCGCCTCCTCGTCGATGTACGGGACGACAGATGTGCCGGCGGGCGAGGACGCCGCCGAGCTGTCCGACTCCCGTTACGGTCGGCACAAGCGCCAGGTCGAGGAGGTCGTCGCGGAGTCCGGCGCCCGCTGGCTGGTACTGCGGCCCAGCCACCTGATGGGCGCCGGCCAGCGTCCGCACCAGTTGCTGCCGGCGCTGGTGGACCAGATCAGGTCCGGTCGGGTGCGGGTACACCGGGGAGCGCACCGGGATCTGCTGGACGTCGTGGATCTCGTGACCGTACTGGACGGCCTGCTGACCGCCAACGTGCGGGACGAGATCGTGAACGTCGCCAGCGGGACACCGTCCGCGGTCGAGGACATCGTGCGGGGCGTCGAACGGCGGCTGGGCCGCACCGCCGTGCACGAGACGGTCGACGGTGTCCGGCAGCGCACCCTGGTCTCCGTGGACAAGCTGCGCAAGCTGCTGCCCGAGTTGCCCCTGATCGACGGACTGGGCGGTGACGGCCATCTCGATCGTCTCCTTGACCGGTACGTGCCCTGCTACTGA
- a CDS encoding Gfo/Idh/MocA family oxidoreductase, which produces MLAHSATVRPLTIGVLGTSSFAGRRMVPALHGCPDIRLGAVAGRDAARAERTAAAWGCSFHASHEELLARPDVDAVYVPLPNSLHAAWVRRALQSGKHVLAEKPLTTDPHATAELFDLAADSGLVLRENYAFEHHVRHRTARDLVAQGCIGQIRHFSSSFCIPPLLADDIRYRADLGGGALLDAGVYPIRAAQYFLGDDLTVAGGVLRWDSHHGVDVGGSALLRRADGVTAVLTFGFQHRYGAEYEVWGSAGRLGTERAFAVGPTEVPTLRVEDGDGTRRTELDAQDQYLAGLAAFAAAVRVTEESGADPDHDVTAARARRTAELAAEIARMARAASGEREPGQVGSGRAVDRWRS; this is translated from the coding sequence GTGCTCGCCCACTCCGCCACAGTACGACCTCTGACCATCGGCGTCCTCGGAACGTCCTCCTTCGCCGGCCGGCGGATGGTGCCCGCGCTGCACGGCTGCCCGGACATCCGTCTCGGGGCTGTCGCGGGTCGGGACGCCGCGCGGGCGGAGCGGACCGCTGCCGCGTGGGGCTGCTCCTTCCACGCGAGCCATGAGGAGCTCTTGGCTCGGCCGGACGTCGACGCCGTCTACGTACCTCTGCCCAACTCCCTGCACGCCGCCTGGGTCCGCCGGGCCCTGCAGAGCGGCAAACACGTGCTGGCCGAGAAGCCGCTGACCACTGATCCCCACGCCACGGCAGAGCTGTTCGACCTCGCTGCCGACAGCGGACTCGTGCTGCGGGAGAACTATGCCTTCGAGCACCACGTCCGTCACCGGACGGCCAGGGACCTCGTCGCGCAGGGATGTATCGGACAGATCCGGCACTTCAGTAGTTCGTTCTGCATTCCCCCGTTGCTCGCTGACGACATCCGCTACCGCGCGGACCTCGGGGGAGGAGCGCTCCTGGACGCCGGGGTATATCCGATCCGGGCCGCCCAGTACTTTCTGGGCGACGATCTCACGGTGGCCGGTGGCGTCCTGCGGTGGGATTCCCATCATGGCGTCGATGTCGGGGGCAGCGCGTTGTTGCGCCGGGCGGACGGTGTCACCGCGGTGCTGACGTTCGGATTCCAGCACCGCTACGGAGCGGAGTACGAGGTGTGGGGCAGTGCCGGGCGCCTGGGCACCGAACGCGCCTTCGCGGTAGGCCCTACCGAGGTGCCGACCCTGCGAGTGGAGGACGGGGACGGGACGCGGCGTACCGAACTTGACGCGCAGGACCAGTACCTGGCCGGCCTGGCCGCGTTCGCTGCGGCCGTGCGTGTGACGGAGGAGTCCGGAGCGGACCCCGACCATGACGTCACGGCGGCGCGGGCACGGCGCACGGCGGAACTCGCCGCCGAAATCGCCCGCATGGCGCGCGCGGCGAGCGGAGAGCGGGAGCCCGGGCAGGTCGGGTCCGGCAGGGCGGTGGACCGATGGAGGTCGTAG
- a CDS encoding DUF1707 domain-containing protein, which yields MTVESSKPEGERALRVSDADREHVAELLREAVAEGRLGMDEFEERLERAYQARVYADLNSLTSDLPAPCSGVVSHRPVNEWGSRIGGRRTSSGALGFLGGFRRVGRWTVGRRFRALAFCGGGQIDLRDADFESRETVLRCFAIMGGMQVIVPPGVDVVSRGFSLMGGFGTPAPAAVDPTAPRVIVTGFTFWGGVGIARRAPQPIPAEPGTDQPALEA from the coding sequence ATGACGGTGGAGTCGTCGAAGCCGGAGGGCGAGCGTGCCCTGCGGGTGTCGGATGCCGACCGGGAGCACGTGGCGGAGCTGCTGCGGGAGGCTGTTGCCGAGGGACGGCTGGGCATGGACGAATTCGAGGAGCGGCTGGAACGGGCCTACCAGGCTCGTGTCTATGCCGATCTGAACTCGCTCACCAGCGACCTGCCCGCGCCGTGCTCCGGGGTGGTGTCCCACCGTCCGGTGAACGAGTGGGGCTCCCGGATCGGGGGCCGGCGGACGTCGTCCGGCGCCCTCGGCTTCCTCGGCGGCTTCCGCCGTGTCGGACGGTGGACCGTGGGTCGGCGCTTTCGGGCTCTGGCGTTCTGCGGTGGCGGTCAGATCGACTTGCGGGACGCCGACTTCGAGAGCCGGGAGACTGTCTTGCGCTGCTTCGCGATCATGGGAGGCATGCAGGTCATCGTCCCTCCAGGGGTGGATGTGGTGTCCCGCGGTTTCTCACTGATGGGCGGCTTCGGTACCCCGGCGCCCGCTGCTGTGGATCCGACCGCTCCCCGCGTGATCGTCACCGGCTTCACGTTCTGGGGTGGTGTGGGGATCGCGCGTCGGGCCCCTCAGCCGATTCCCGCCGAGCCCGGTACGGACCAGCCGGCGCTCGAGGCCTGA
- the rfbA gene encoding glucose-1-phosphate thymidylyltransferase RfbA, with amino-acid sequence MKGIILAGGSGTRLHPLTHALSKQLLPVYNKPMIYYPLSVLMLAGIREVLVIAAPDQIDIYRGLLGDGERLGISIDYVQQDSPRGIADAFIVGADYIGNDSVTLILGDNIFHGPNFSALLAETTRDVSGCVLFGYSVKDPERYGVGEVDTEGRLLHIEEKPARPRSNLAITGLYIYDNDVVDITKNLSPSARGELEITDVNMAYLEQGRARLVDLGRGFAWLDTGTPESLLQAGQYVQVLEQRQGVRIACLEEIALRMGYIDAGACYRLGVAMGKSDYGLYLMDLASGRQ; translated from the coding sequence ATGAAGGGGATTATCCTCGCGGGAGGGAGCGGAACGCGGCTGCACCCGCTCACCCATGCCCTCTCCAAGCAGCTGCTGCCCGTCTACAACAAGCCCATGATCTACTACCCGCTGTCGGTGCTCATGCTGGCAGGTATTCGCGAAGTGCTGGTGATCGCGGCGCCGGACCAGATCGACATCTACCGTGGGCTGCTCGGTGACGGTGAGCGACTGGGCATCAGCATCGACTACGTCCAGCAGGACTCGCCGCGGGGCATCGCCGACGCGTTCATCGTCGGGGCTGACTACATCGGGAATGACAGCGTCACTCTCATCCTCGGTGACAACATCTTTCACGGCCCCAACTTCTCGGCGCTGCTCGCGGAGACCACGCGCGATGTCTCGGGCTGTGTGCTGTTCGGCTACAGCGTCAAGGACCCCGAACGCTACGGAGTCGGCGAGGTCGACACCGAGGGGCGCCTCCTGCACATCGAGGAGAAACCGGCCCGGCCGCGCTCGAACCTGGCGATCACGGGTCTCTACATCTACGACAACGACGTCGTCGACATCACCAAGAACCTCAGTCCGTCCGCGCGCGGGGAACTTGAGATCACGGACGTCAACATGGCCTACCTGGAGCAGGGGCGGGCGCGGCTGGTCGACCTCGGCCGTGGGTTCGCGTGGCTCGACACCGGCACCCCGGAGTCGCTGTTGCAGGCAGGGCAGTACGTCCAGGTGCTCGAACAGCGCCAAGGCGTCCGGATCGCCTGCCTGGAGGAGATAGCCCTGCGTATGGGCTACATCGATGCCGGGGCGTGCTACCGCCTGGGCGTCGCCATGGGCAAGTCGGACTACGGCTTGTACCTGATGGACCTGGCGTCCGGCCGACAGTAG
- the rfbB gene encoding dTDP-glucose 4,6-dehydratase, which yields MRILVTGGAGFIGSNFVRHLMSGRYPELADASVAVLDRFTYAGNEANLAPVADHPRLTVVRGDICDGPLVASLMRGTDLVVHFAAESHVDRSIASAAEFVRTNVLGTQTLLQAALEAGTGRFVHVSTDEVYGTIDRGAWTEDEPLLPNSPYAASKAASDLLSLAFHRTYGLPVCVTRCSNNYGPYQYPEKAIPRFVTRLMSGQTIPLYGDGLHVRDWLHVDDHCQGVALVAQSGKPGEAYNIGGGTELSNRALVGKLLELFGADESRIERVPDRPGHDRRYCVDITKISKQLGYAPAVPFEEGLAQTVRWYADHRGWWEPLRARAEAGV from the coding sequence ATGAGGATTCTTGTGACCGGGGGGGCCGGCTTCATCGGCTCCAACTTCGTGCGTCACCTTATGAGCGGCCGGTACCCGGAACTCGCGGACGCCTCGGTGGCCGTGCTGGACAGGTTCACCTATGCCGGAAACGAGGCCAACCTCGCACCGGTGGCGGACCACCCCCGCCTCACGGTGGTGCGCGGCGACATCTGTGACGGCCCGCTGGTGGCCAGCCTGATGAGAGGCACGGACCTGGTGGTCCACTTCGCCGCCGAGTCGCACGTCGACCGATCCATCGCCAGCGCCGCGGAGTTCGTTCGTACGAACGTCCTGGGGACCCAGACCCTGCTGCAGGCCGCGTTGGAGGCCGGCACCGGGCGTTTCGTCCATGTATCGACCGACGAGGTGTACGGCACCATCGACCGGGGTGCGTGGACGGAGGACGAGCCGCTTCTGCCCAACTCGCCCTATGCGGCGTCGAAGGCGGCGTCGGACCTGCTGAGTCTGGCCTTCCACCGCACGTACGGTCTCCCGGTGTGCGTGACGCGGTGCTCGAACAACTATGGTCCGTACCAGTACCCGGAAAAGGCCATTCCCCGCTTCGTCACCCGGCTGATGTCCGGACAGACCATCCCGCTGTACGGGGATGGCCTGCATGTACGGGACTGGCTGCATGTCGACGACCACTGCCAGGGCGTCGCCCTGGTCGCCCAGAGCGGAAAGCCCGGCGAGGCCTACAACATCGGCGGCGGCACCGAGTTGAGCAACCGTGCCCTGGTCGGCAAACTGCTCGAACTGTTCGGCGCCGACGAGAGCCGGATCGAGCGGGTGCCGGACCGACCGGGACACGATCGGCGTTACTGCGTCGACATCACCAAGATCTCCAAACAGCTGGGTTACGCCCCCGCGGTCCCCTTCGAGGAGGGACTTGCCCAGACCGTGCGTTGGTACGCCGACCACCGGGGCTGGTGGGAGCCGCTGCGCGCCCGGGCGGAGGCAGGGGTATGA
- a CDS encoding NDP-hexose 2,3-dehydratase family protein encodes MSLPLAQRVARSSATLATPTSTLDGFREWWHWQQVADASRVRRIAFDQLRSWSFHAETGNLVHDSGGFYTIEGLRVHRDSGPVHAWTQPVIHQPEIGILGLVAKEFDGVLHFLMQAKMEPGNFGGLQLSPTVQATRSNYRRLHSGRAVSYIDYFTGAHRPSVLADARQSEQGSWFYRKRNRNVIVEVTDAVDVLDGFRWLTLGQLHHLLEFDDLVNMDSRSVLACLPFAFAGEPAGQREVSTELLSWITEARSRHEVTAERIALSEVTGWKTLPDRITHEDGAFFDIIAVDVTTEGREVHSWTQPLLAPRGVGVAAFLVRRTESGPHVLVGTRVEAGAADVLELGPTVQCTPENYVVLPGGPEVPFLSHVLQAPKARVLFDTVLSEEGGRFHHARNRYMLVEVPPEAELPESSDHRWVAMSELAGLIRHSHYLNVEARTLITCLQKVLTCSPTPPQYDL; translated from the coding sequence ATGAGCCTGCCGCTCGCGCAGAGGGTCGCGCGGTCCTCCGCGACCCTCGCCACACCGACCTCCACCCTCGACGGATTCCGCGAGTGGTGGCACTGGCAGCAGGTGGCCGACGCCTCGCGCGTGCGGAGGATCGCGTTCGACCAGCTGCGCTCGTGGTCCTTCCACGCGGAAACCGGCAACCTCGTGCACGACAGCGGTGGCTTTTACACGATCGAGGGCCTGCGCGTGCACCGGGACTCCGGTCCGGTGCACGCCTGGACCCAGCCTGTCATCCATCAGCCGGAGATCGGGATCCTGGGCCTGGTCGCCAAGGAATTCGACGGGGTACTGCACTTCCTGATGCAGGCCAAGATGGAGCCGGGCAACTTCGGCGGCCTGCAGCTGTCACCGACGGTGCAGGCCACCCGCAGCAACTACCGTAGGCTGCACAGCGGCAGGGCCGTTTCCTACATCGACTACTTCACCGGCGCGCACCGCCCCAGCGTCCTGGCGGACGCCCGCCAGTCGGAACAGGGGTCGTGGTTCTACCGTAAGCGCAATCGCAACGTCATCGTCGAGGTCACCGACGCCGTCGATGTCCTCGACGGCTTCCGTTGGCTCACTCTCGGGCAGTTGCACCATCTGCTGGAATTCGACGACCTGGTCAACATGGACTCCCGCAGCGTGCTGGCATGTCTGCCCTTCGCCTTCGCCGGTGAGCCGGCGGGACAGCGGGAGGTGAGCACCGAGCTGCTCAGCTGGATCACCGAGGCCCGAAGCCGTCACGAGGTGACCGCGGAGCGGATCGCGCTGTCGGAGGTGACGGGCTGGAAGACGCTGCCGGACCGCATCACCCACGAGGACGGCGCCTTCTTCGACATCATCGCAGTCGACGTCACCACGGAGGGACGCGAGGTCCACAGCTGGACCCAGCCCCTGCTGGCTCCACGGGGCGTGGGAGTCGCCGCCTTTCTGGTCCGGCGGACCGAGTCCGGTCCGCACGTTCTCGTCGGCACCCGGGTCGAGGCCGGTGCCGCCGATGTTCTCGAACTGGGACCCACCGTGCAGTGCACGCCGGAGAACTACGTGGTCCTGCCCGGAGGCCCGGAGGTTCCGTTCCTGTCCCACGTGCTCCAGGCCCCGAAGGCGCGGGTGCTCTTCGACACGGTGCTCTCCGAGGAGGGCGGACGTTTCCACCACGCCCGCAACCGCTACATGCTCGTCGAGGTTCCCCCGGAAGCGGAGCTGCCCGAGTCCTCCGACCACCGCTGGGTCGCGATGAGCGAGCTTGCCGGTCTGATCCGGCACAGCCACTACCTCAACGTCGAGGCCCGCACCCTCATCACCTGCCTACAGAAGGTCCTCACGTGCTCGCCCACTCCGCCACAGTACGACCTCTGA
- a CDS encoding AAA family ATPase produces MKIRIELTGNGMAILEFRTGGNKVEAAMVDSLARRAGIVLIEGAAGHGKSALLQQAERVAASLDALVLSTVCSAAERDIPFSTLRQLLVGVREGLLDDFASVASDPQILAGVHEFCAQIDVLSRRRPVIFCIDDMHHADEASLQYLGALTRGGRERVLLVMTRSPYFDRPYPASIDSALSRSDIERIVLEQMNTDEVDDLLRRNPDLAGIGAMPRELREAAGGNPLLVKTLLDELCDADPAAHSDPVPWAGTRFARAVLTCLRRSGYAAKEVACAYAVLQDVPEPENVAHLLGLPVTTVTQALDALNATGIIVGLRYRHPRLARFVLEAMDPVAQARLHRDYASLLHRTGAPIGDVVRHLEASYAEDQAWPDLPWAADLLREHAERLVDEDKPRQAARFFELARKASQDPGLCAAIDLRLAAITWRFAPNIAERHLAAPLRMVGEGVLSTGRMDVLARLLKAQGRIAEARDVSDQLAGRLGDADGAYDIAARHDGAVLWGMPEQIGADPAAHERFLEASTLSEYTVLPIVQALRALMLSDQLDRVSAWCLRLSETAEERDAPGWVALFATLHGEALLRLGDLPGAERYATQAKEALSDGCRSVFAGAAHTLLIRARTSMGSHVEVARMLDALASELLCDTVFRPGYLYAHGQHLMALGQTAAALHEFLDAGRLLKAWDMDRPLALPWRTDAAEALIKLGETAQAERLIEQQLAMPDGCHPRLRGESLRLRAAMAATPEQQQSLLEQAVEELQRAGDRLQQARAMADLGRLLQTRGERGRADSLNRSAWNLAQACGAMGLQEEILPALAVASQPGALVPRQVRRDDRGARLSESEQRVATLAAQGYTNREISAQLWVTVSTVEQHLTRVYRKLRISRRQDLPADLQLKCVEGA; encoded by the coding sequence ATGAAGATTCGTATCGAATTAACGGGGAACGGTATGGCAATTCTTGAGTTCCGTACTGGAGGTAATAAAGTTGAGGCAGCCATGGTCGATTCCCTCGCCCGGCGGGCGGGGATCGTCCTTATCGAGGGGGCCGCCGGACATGGCAAGAGCGCGTTGCTGCAGCAGGCGGAGCGTGTCGCCGCCTCGCTCGACGCGCTGGTCCTCTCCACGGTCTGCTCGGCTGCTGAACGGGACATCCCCTTCAGTACTCTGCGGCAACTGCTGGTCGGTGTGCGCGAAGGCCTGCTGGACGACTTCGCGTCCGTGGCCTCCGATCCTCAGATCCTTGCGGGCGTGCATGAGTTCTGCGCACAGATCGACGTACTGAGCCGGCGACGGCCCGTGATCTTCTGCATCGACGATATGCACCATGCCGATGAGGCGTCGCTCCAGTACCTCGGCGCTCTGACGCGTGGCGGGCGGGAGCGAGTCCTCCTGGTGATGACCAGGTCGCCCTACTTCGACAGGCCGTACCCCGCATCGATCGACAGCGCGCTCTCCAGGAGCGACATCGAGCGGATCGTCCTGGAGCAGATGAACACCGACGAGGTCGACGATCTCCTGCGGCGGAACCCCGATCTCGCCGGAATCGGCGCCATGCCACGGGAGTTGCGCGAAGCCGCCGGCGGCAACCCGCTGTTGGTCAAGACCCTTCTGGACGAACTGTGCGACGCCGACCCGGCGGCCCACTCCGATCCCGTGCCCTGGGCGGGGACGAGATTCGCGAGGGCCGTGCTGACCTGTTTGCGGCGCAGTGGCTACGCGGCGAAGGAAGTGGCCTGCGCCTATGCCGTGCTGCAGGACGTTCCGGAGCCGGAGAACGTGGCCCATCTGCTGGGGTTGCCCGTCACCACGGTCACCCAAGCGCTCGATGCGTTGAACGCGACCGGCATCATCGTGGGCCTTCGATACCGCCACCCGCGCCTGGCCCGGTTCGTCCTCGAGGCCATGGATCCCGTAGCCCAGGCTCGGTTGCACAGGGACTACGCATCGCTGCTGCACCGGACCGGCGCGCCGATCGGCGATGTCGTACGGCACCTGGAGGCGTCCTACGCGGAAGACCAGGCCTGGCCGGATCTTCCCTGGGCAGCCGACCTGCTGCGCGAGCATGCGGAGCGGCTGGTCGACGAGGACAAGCCCCGGCAGGCGGCTCGTTTCTTCGAGCTGGCGCGGAAAGCCAGTCAGGACCCGGGTCTATGCGCGGCGATAGACCTCCGGCTCGCCGCCATCACCTGGCGGTTCGCGCCCAATATCGCCGAACGACACCTGGCGGCTCCGCTGCGCATGGTCGGCGAGGGCGTGCTGTCGACGGGTCGCATGGACGTACTGGCACGCCTGCTGAAGGCACAGGGTCGCATCGCCGAAGCACGTGACGTGAGCGATCAGCTGGCCGGTCGGCTCGGCGACGCGGACGGTGCCTACGACATCGCGGCACGGCACGACGGAGCCGTGCTATGGGGTATGCCGGAGCAGATCGGCGCGGACCCTGCCGCCCACGAACGCTTCCTCGAGGCCAGCACGCTGTCGGAGTACACCGTGCTGCCCATCGTCCAGGCACTGCGTGCCCTCATGCTGTCGGACCAGTTGGACCGGGTATCCGCCTGGTGCCTGCGGCTCTCCGAGACGGCCGAGGAGCGTGACGCGCCGGGCTGGGTCGCGTTGTTCGCCACACTGCACGGTGAGGCGCTGTTGCGCCTGGGCGACCTGCCCGGGGCCGAGCGATACGCGACCCAGGCCAAGGAAGCTCTGTCCGACGGCTGCCGGTCGGTGTTCGCCGGTGCCGCGCACACGCTCCTCATCCGGGCCCGCACCAGCATGGGCAGCCACGTCGAAGTCGCCCGGATGCTCGACGCACTCGCATCAGAACTGCTGTGCGACACGGTCTTCCGGCCGGGCTACCTGTACGCCCACGGGCAGCACCTGATGGCGCTGGGACAGACGGCAGCAGCCCTGCACGAGTTCCTCGACGCCGGTCGCCTCCTCAAGGCCTGGGACATGGACCGGCCGCTCGCTCTGCCCTGGCGCACCGACGCGGCCGAGGCGCTGATCAAGCTGGGCGAGACCGCGCAGGCCGAGAGACTGATCGAGCAGCAGCTCGCCATGCCCGACGGCTGCCACCCCCGACTGCGCGGGGAGTCCCTGCGCCTCCGCGCGGCCATGGCGGCCACCCCTGAGCAGCAGCAGTCCCTGCTCGAACAGGCCGTCGAGGAACTGCAGCGCGCGGGAGACCGGCTGCAACAGGCCAGGGCCATGGCCGACCTGGGGCGTCTTCTGCAGACGCGGGGGGAGCGGGGCCGGGCCGATTCCCTCAATCGAAGTGCCTGGAACCTTGCCCAGGCGTGCGGCGCCATGGGTTTACAGGAGGAGATTCTGCCCGCTCTGGCCGTGGCGTCCCAGCCCGGTGCGCTCGTTCCCCGTCAGGTCCGGCGCGACGACCGGGGAGCGAGGTTGAGCGAGTCCGAGCAGCGGGTGGCGACGCTCGCCGCACAGGGGTATACCAACCGGGAGATATCCGCTCAGCTGTGGGTGACCGTGAGTACGGTGGAGCAGCACCTGACGAGGGTGTACCGGAAGCTGAGAATCAGCAGAAGGCAGGATCTGCCGGCTGACCTGCAGTTGAAGTGCGTGGAAGGTGCCTGA